The Streptomyces sp. NBC_00224 genome has a window encoding:
- a CDS encoding SIS domain-containing protein — MSESKLAGQFFDAAIGLLQRVRDEEAGNVAAAGTAIADTVAAGGRLFAFGAGHSSLAAQDVVYRAGGLALMNLLAVPGTVGVDVTPATLGSALERVDGLAGAVLDSSPAKPGDALVIISLSGRNSLPVEMAMNAHALGLKVIGVTSLAYTEGTKSRHVSGTFLRDHCDIVLDSKIAIGDAELTHEAIPAPFAPASTVVTSALMQAMMAAAAESLAERGIEPPLLRSGNVDGGHEWNGRVLTEYGDRIFFRH; from the coding sequence ATGAGCGAGAGCAAACTGGCCGGTCAGTTCTTCGACGCCGCCATCGGGCTGCTCCAGCGGGTACGGGACGAGGAGGCCGGGAACGTCGCCGCCGCCGGGACCGCGATCGCGGACACCGTCGCGGCGGGCGGCCGCCTCTTCGCCTTCGGCGCCGGGCACTCCTCGCTGGCCGCGCAGGACGTCGTCTACCGGGCGGGCGGACTCGCCCTGATGAACCTCCTCGCCGTGCCCGGCACGGTCGGGGTCGACGTGACGCCCGCGACGCTGGGCTCGGCGCTTGAGCGCGTGGACGGCCTGGCGGGCGCTGTCCTGGACTCCAGCCCCGCCAAGCCCGGCGACGCCCTCGTGATCATCTCCCTCTCCGGCCGCAACTCGCTGCCGGTCGAGATGGCGATGAACGCGCACGCGCTGGGCCTCAAGGTCATCGGCGTCACCTCGCTCGCGTACACCGAGGGCACGAAGTCGCGACACGTCTCCGGCACGTTCCTGCGCGACCACTGCGACATCGTCCTCGACAGCAAGATCGCGATCGGTGACGCGGAACTCACCCACGAGGCGATCCCGGCCCCCTTCGCCCCCGCGTCGACGGTCGTCACCAGCGCCCTCATGCAGGCGATGATGGCCGCGGCGGCGGAGTCCTTGGCGGAACGAGGCATCGAGCCGCCGCTGCTGCGCTCCGGGAACGTGGACGGGGGCCATGAGTGGAACGGGCGGGTGCTGACGGAGTACGGGGATCGGATCTTCTTCCGGCACTGA